From a single Halococcus sediminicola genomic region:
- a CDS encoding DUF262 domain-containing protein, with translation MQIAEQIRPKEMGDLFDQNERLRIPSYQRRYSWEEEHFTDLWDDLNDIVPDGSHFFGTVVFMSETHVAQGMNEIDIVDGQQRITTISILLCAIRDYLQENHSEKEIEQRVETIEENLWIVDRDGKRQGMRLVLGNLDQDSYENLVKSYNDEIDNEKIVSAYEYFRGKLDTECSSLQEVKNLHDGILDQLIYVSITAKGHSEAYQLFETMNNRGLSLSPIDLMKNYLLMKASNRKNTDEERVEDLWGDIIKNIESISAIHNSGTTFFRQYCMSSSLLGINEKITESKLYEPTFTDTIDETDNIESLLEDIRKKSGIFQRLLQQKIERFSESENSEINRLLRDAEIVSITPFTFLLRAFSESDDVDVLKGIIQKSNALLIRRQICDRNTGPHDTIFNHLAQNAFKHDDPLQYMDDYLESEGRFPADEQFIRHFTREDFPRTDRTKYILSKIEESHLGHGGKEVVESRYQVHIEHILPERHGKNLIKLWLDPFDITEDEHDEFKKKIGNLTLLEEDPNIRASNRSLEKKQEYYTEDETDFKMTHKLQDHTKWGISEIETRSEKLAQAAVDVWSL, from the coding sequence ATGCAAATAGCTGAGCAGATCCGCCCGAAAGAAATGGGGGACTTATTTGATCAGAACGAAAGACTACGAATCCCATCATACCAACGAAGATACTCTTGGGAAGAAGAGCACTTCACTGATCTTTGGGATGATCTCAATGATATTGTTCCGGATGGCAGCCATTTTTTTGGAACTGTCGTTTTCATGTCTGAAACGCATGTTGCACAGGGGATGAATGAAATAGACATAGTAGATGGACAGCAACGAATCACGACTATCTCGATTCTGCTCTGCGCAATAAGAGACTATCTTCAAGAAAATCATTCTGAGAAAGAAATAGAACAACGAGTAGAGACAATTGAAGAAAATTTGTGGATTGTCGATCGAGATGGCAAACGCCAAGGGATGAGGCTAGTCCTAGGCAATTTAGACCAAGATAGCTACGAGAACCTCGTGAAGTCTTACAACGACGAGATCGACAACGAAAAAATAGTGTCTGCTTACGAGTATTTCCGTGGCAAACTTGACACTGAGTGCAGCAGTTTACAAGAAGTCAAGAATCTACATGACGGGATCCTTGATCAGTTGATCTACGTATCAATTACCGCGAAGGGCCACTCCGAGGCATATCAACTATTCGAGACAATGAATAATCGTGGGTTATCTCTTTCGCCAATCGATCTTATGAAGAACTACCTTCTGATGAAAGCCTCGAATCGGAAAAACACAGATGAAGAGCGTGTTGAAGACCTTTGGGGCGATATCATCAAGAACATAGAAAGTATATCTGCTATCCACAATTCGGGAACGACTTTCTTTAGACAGTACTGCATGTCTTCCTCGCTTCTCGGGATAAACGAGAAAATAACAGAAAGTAAATTATATGAGCCGACATTCACTGACACGATTGACGAGACTGATAATATTGAATCACTTCTAGAAGACATACGAAAAAAGTCGGGAATTTTTCAGAGACTATTACAGCAAAAGATTGAACGATTCAGCGAGAGCGAGAACTCCGAAATAAATCGCTTACTCCGTGATGCCGAGATCGTTTCGATTACGCCCTTCACGTTTCTTCTTAGGGCCTTCTCAGAATCAGATGATGTAGACGTACTCAAAGGAATAATTCAGAAATCAAACGCGCTACTTATTCGAAGACAAATCTGCGACCGAAATACCGGTCCTCATGACACGATTTTCAATCACTTAGCACAGAATGCGTTCAAACATGACGATCCACTTCAGTACATGGATGACTATCTTGAATCAGAGGGACGGTTTCCAGCTGATGAACAATTCATACGTCACTTCACACGGGAAGATTTTCCCCGAACTGACAGAACTAAGTATATCTTGAGTAAAATAGAAGAAAGCCACTTGGGTCATGGTGGTAAAGAAGTTGTAGAGAGCCGTTACCAGGTCCATATTGAGCATATTCTTCCCGAGCGACACGGTAAGAACCTCATCAAACTCTGGCTAGATCCGTTTGATATAACAGAAGATGAGCATGATGAGTTCAAGAAAAAAATCGGCAATCTCACCCTTCTTGAAGAAGATCCAAACATCAGGGCTTCGAATAGATCGTTGGAGAAGAAACAAGAGTACTATACAGAAGACGAGACAGACTTCAAAATGACCCATAAACTCCAAGATCATACGAAGTGGGGGATTTCCGAGATTGAGACTAGAAGTGAGAAACTTGCACAAGCAGCAGTTGATGTGTGGAGCCTCTGA
- a CDS encoding ThiF family adenylyltransferase: MPHSQITEAVDAIDCLSGVEVLSESEHYQDRGKWAVKVNLHPDGLADHPNVPEETIWYILLQETYPAGSIGICPADQEENTITATFPHQRLNSSTIDECPWRTGDICVARYGHTLNQVGAVAEPTEPDERLCWHMERALEWLQAASKGELREPDDPFEVPFFNTISSSGPTIAFNESQAGLDTWNGEYGQWGTVELRHIPTSENTYATHNFERDDEVVHDSDWGGYVGENSTDRLTAAWVLLEEIPISFPWETPECWGELDSLLSGTAVEAHELRASIQPVLEDESHKIVLLGFPIPQVVDGESEIIHWKPIEIPSFEDPQDLPGSHRRNSRGRELAERFRDSDERIQWLESDNWSHDQLTRRGHMNEWFFDCQIVLIGAGALGSAVAENLVRAGCRYLTVIDPDDVEIGNLARHTLSLADIGQGKATALSDRLESIAPYAQVTGIDEAFAPNTPMPAYLSEADVIVDCTASDAVRHALASLSWEDPVVFHSAAMGRRANRLYCFSAYERTFPYEEYDDAFDLWRLREHVEWDETADAVPERIGCWHPASVIRTDRVMMWAGQVTRVLDNAPTVTLQNPEFLVLETGSEECSWEVSQPDPPFENVITWNSSDQEETVQLPLKCVESMKVRCEKDHPNETGGIAAGSTREGRPALVVNAKDPPRDSIHSPTRFLRGTEEVEEWLRDARESIGLKYFGEWHYHPEQRPAVSEKDRDAMNEIAADRDYNCPHPLLFIMGEDESGHCSIAVYQFHRNSEYERLEQVEQSEQITELLKEGMDV; the protein is encoded by the coding sequence ATGCCCCACTCACAAATCACAGAGGCCGTAGATGCAATCGATTGCCTTTCCGGAGTTGAGGTTCTGAGCGAGTCAGAGCACTACCAAGACAGAGGGAAATGGGCCGTTAAAGTAAACCTTCATCCTGATGGTCTTGCAGACCACCCAAACGTGCCCGAGGAGACGATCTGGTACATTCTCTTGCAAGAAACGTACCCAGCGGGTAGTATCGGTATTTGCCCAGCGGATCAGGAAGAGAATACGATCACAGCGACGTTCCCCCATCAGAGACTGAACTCGTCTACAATTGATGAGTGCCCGTGGAGAACTGGAGATATCTGTGTGGCTCGGTATGGTCATACCCTCAATCAGGTCGGAGCCGTCGCCGAACCTACTGAACCGGATGAACGGCTGTGTTGGCATATGGAGCGCGCACTGGAGTGGTTACAGGCTGCTTCAAAAGGCGAACTTCGCGAACCGGATGACCCGTTTGAGGTCCCCTTTTTCAACACTATCAGTAGCTCAGGACCGACAATTGCTTTCAATGAAAGCCAGGCAGGACTTGACACTTGGAACGGCGAATACGGGCAGTGGGGGACGGTAGAGCTACGACATATTCCGACCTCGGAAAACACATACGCCACTCACAACTTCGAAAGAGATGATGAGGTTGTGCACGACTCCGACTGGGGAGGATACGTAGGAGAAAATTCTACTGACCGGCTCACCGCTGCTTGGGTCCTTCTCGAGGAGATACCAATTTCGTTCCCTTGGGAGACACCTGAGTGTTGGGGAGAGTTAGATTCCCTACTTAGCGGAACTGCAGTCGAAGCACATGAGTTGCGAGCGAGTATCCAACCGGTACTGGAAGACGAATCGCATAAAATCGTGTTACTTGGCTTCCCAATTCCTCAGGTAGTTGACGGCGAGTCAGAGATCATTCACTGGAAGCCAATCGAGATACCCTCATTCGAAGACCCTCAAGACCTTCCTGGAAGCCACCGAAGAAACTCTCGCGGTCGTGAACTCGCCGAAAGGTTCAGGGACAGCGACGAAAGGATACAATGGCTAGAGTCCGATAATTGGTCACATGACCAGCTTACCCGTCGTGGCCACATGAACGAGTGGTTCTTCGATTGCCAGATCGTTCTCATCGGCGCGGGAGCACTCGGTAGTGCCGTTGCAGAAAATCTGGTTCGGGCTGGCTGCCGCTACCTCACGGTTATTGACCCGGATGATGTCGAGATCGGGAACTTAGCGAGACACACCCTCTCTCTTGCTGATATCGGTCAGGGCAAAGCAACGGCACTGTCCGACCGGCTTGAGTCAATCGCACCGTATGCGCAGGTCACAGGAATTGATGAGGCGTTTGCGCCGAACACTCCGATGCCCGCCTATCTTTCCGAAGCAGATGTCATAGTCGATTGTACGGCTTCAGACGCTGTTCGCCACGCGCTCGCGAGTCTCTCCTGGGAAGATCCGGTCGTGTTCCACTCCGCTGCCATGGGACGGCGAGCAAATCGCTTGTATTGTTTCTCTGCATACGAGCGTACTTTTCCATACGAAGAATACGATGATGCATTCGATCTGTGGCGATTACGTGAGCATGTAGAATGGGATGAAACGGCCGACGCAGTCCCCGAACGAATCGGATGTTGGCACCCTGCGTCGGTGATCCGAACAGATCGAGTAATGATGTGGGCGGGACAGGTGACGAGAGTATTAGATAACGCCCCGACCGTTACCCTACAGAACCCCGAATTCCTCGTGTTAGAGACTGGAAGCGAGGAGTGTTCTTGGGAGGTCTCGCAGCCGGACCCACCTTTCGAGAACGTGATTACATGGAATTCATCAGACCAAGAAGAGACGGTGCAGCTTCCTCTCAAGTGTGTCGAATCAATGAAAGTGCGTTGTGAGAAGGACCACCCAAACGAGACTGGTGGTATTGCTGCCGGGTCAACCCGAGAAGGGAGACCCGCATTAGTGGTTAATGCGAAAGATCCCCCAAGAGATTCGATCCACAGCCCAACACGGTTTCTCCGGGGAACCGAGGAAGTCGAAGAGTGGCTTCGAGATGCGAGAGAGAGCATCGGGCTCAAATATTTCGGTGAGTGGCATTACCACCCCGAGCAACGCCCAGCGGTGAGCGAGAAGGATCGTGACGCAATGAATGAAATCGCTGCTGACCGAGATTACAACTGTCCTCACCCGTTGTTGTTCATTATGGGTGAAGATGAGTCAGGGCACTGTTCGATAGCAGTGTACCAATTTCACCGAAATAGCGAGTATGAGCGCTTAGAGCAAGTTGAGCAGTCTGAGCAGATTACCGAACTCCTCAAAGAAGGTATGGATGTATGA
- a CDS encoding SAVED domain-containing protein: MTEITGNVFLSYKHEQKDVATVLQESLEDHGIPVWRDIFDLRPEPLRDEIRDKLTSPDIACGVALISEGVAGSEVILEDELPGLRRRWDAGDGFFIVLVPHPDLSATDAKPILEKASGPINLKSWKMVPLEAATSEAARSISKTVLQERLRQADEELSSDEPIECSLDTRDSPAYSIDPLVVIDWEKHFDVGLPSRSLWEQRLLPSLETTTDFLNEYASGRTLRFRGKSHLCSSFALGYSLPSVRGTSTTWMQPSRYGGFHEYTLSKSKEDSTIKGKFEELDGSDNDLAVLVNVLNDVSNDMENVRNELPDFNAELRLTPEVDSYDDLNAGQAVDIATTFRSEIRKALQKVSDTETIHLFMAVPTGLAFLMGQESNALRQFQTYCHMKDTGEYKQGPLLQSQSYTSKPDQSE; the protein is encoded by the coding sequence ATGACTGAGATCACTGGAAACGTGTTCCTTAGCTATAAGCACGAACAAAAAGATGTGGCTACGGTTCTTCAGGAATCGTTAGAAGACCACGGGATACCGGTTTGGCGGGATATCTTCGATCTCCGCCCAGAACCCCTACGAGACGAAATCAGGGATAAACTAACGAGTCCAGACATAGCTTGTGGAGTCGCTCTCATTAGCGAAGGGGTGGCAGGCTCAGAGGTCATACTCGAAGACGAACTCCCTGGACTCAGACGTCGCTGGGATGCTGGTGACGGATTTTTCATTGTTCTCGTTCCACATCCCGATCTTAGTGCGACTGATGCTAAGCCGATTCTGGAGAAAGCTAGCGGCCCGATAAATCTCAAATCGTGGAAGATGGTCCCACTTGAAGCTGCTACGTCCGAAGCCGCTCGGAGTATTTCGAAGACGGTGCTGCAAGAGCGACTTCGCCAAGCTGACGAAGAACTTTCTTCTGATGAGCCGATCGAATGCTCATTGGATACTCGGGACTCGCCGGCTTACTCTATCGATCCTCTCGTCGTTATCGACTGGGAGAAACATTTCGACGTAGGACTTCCTTCACGAAGCCTTTGGGAGCAACGGCTTCTACCATCCTTAGAAACAACGACGGATTTTCTGAACGAGTATGCGTCAGGACGAACCCTCCGTTTTCGAGGGAAATCTCATTTGTGTTCTTCGTTCGCATTGGGATACTCCCTACCGAGCGTCCGAGGAACGTCTACGACATGGATGCAGCCGAGCAGATATGGTGGATTTCATGAATATACACTCTCCAAATCAAAAGAGGACAGCACGATCAAAGGCAAATTCGAAGAGTTAGACGGTTCTGACAACGATCTTGCTGTCTTGGTGAACGTTCTCAATGATGTCTCAAACGATATGGAGAACGTGAGGAACGAATTACCGGACTTCAACGCTGAGCTCCGATTGACTCCAGAAGTCGATAGTTATGACGACCTGAATGCGGGACAGGCAGTAGACATTGCAACCACGTTCAGGTCTGAGATACGGAAGGCACTCCAAAAGGTATCAGATACCGAAACTATCCATCTTTTCATGGCAGTGCCAACGGGGCTTGCGTTTTTGATGGGTCAAGAATCTAATGCACTACGACAATTCCAAACATATTGCCATATGAAAGATACTGGGGAGTACAAGCAAGGACCGTTACTCCAAAGCCAGTCATATACTTCGAAGCCTGATCAGTCAGAATAA
- a CDS encoding SMODS domain-containing nucleotidyltransferase: protein MTALPSKFDGFLKKIRPTKQKEDYIDGHETLREHLRNSDKIDEIYITDFLQGSYRRWTAVKPQQDEKSDVDVVFVSELDNGVEAKEALSKCEPFLDEHYEGKWSPNAHSYKIEEDLVEIDLVLTSVPSEETRETLENLGSLDIDTGLRSNNSSEISETLDLSANSDEDEWRDEPLEIPDREDNKWESTHPLETIAFTLEKNSATDGHYVNVVKALKWWRRTKTPDVEGPTSYPLEHVIGDCCPDDIDTVAEGVTRTLENIANRYRVQADHNNVPYLQARGLPADPENDVLKHYTGEEFSAFHSEVDDAATQAREALDEQSKSDSRDLWHELFGDMFPEYHGNDDSDDDGEKASSVGSRSGVNNASNHQFG from the coding sequence ATGACAGCGCTACCCTCAAAGTTCGATGGGTTTCTGAAGAAAATTCGGCCTACGAAGCAAAAAGAGGATTACATAGATGGTCACGAAACGCTTCGCGAGCACCTCCGAAACTCAGATAAGATCGACGAGATCTACATCACGGACTTTCTGCAAGGCAGCTATCGACGGTGGACGGCAGTAAAGCCACAACAAGACGAGAAATCCGATGTCGACGTCGTCTTTGTAAGTGAACTCGATAACGGTGTGGAGGCTAAAGAGGCTCTATCAAAGTGTGAGCCATTTTTGGATGAACACTACGAGGGCAAGTGGTCTCCCAATGCCCACTCTTACAAGATCGAAGAAGACCTCGTCGAAATAGACCTCGTGTTGACTTCCGTACCCAGTGAAGAAACCCGAGAGACGCTTGAAAACTTGGGGTCCTTAGATATCGATACAGGTCTAAGATCCAATAATTCATCCGAAATATCTGAAACACTTGACCTGTCTGCGAACTCGGACGAAGACGAGTGGAGAGATGAACCACTTGAGATTCCGGATAGAGAGGATAACAAGTGGGAAAGTACACATCCTCTCGAGACAATTGCGTTCACCTTAGAGAAGAATAGTGCCACAGACGGCCACTACGTGAACGTCGTCAAAGCTCTCAAGTGGTGGCGTCGAACGAAAACACCCGATGTCGAAGGACCCACCAGTTATCCACTCGAACATGTCATCGGTGATTGTTGCCCCGACGACATCGATACCGTTGCGGAAGGCGTGACACGGACGCTAGAGAATATCGCGAACAGATATAGAGTCCAAGCCGACCACAATAATGTACCGTATCTTCAGGCGCGTGGCTTGCCAGCAGACCCCGAAAATGATGTACTGAAACACTACACCGGTGAGGAATTCAGCGCATTCCACAGCGAAGTCGACGACGCCGCTACTCAGGCGCGGGAAGCGTTAGACGAACAAAGCAAGAGTGATTCCCGGGATCTCTGGCATGAGCTATTCGGAGATATGTTCCCAGAGTACCACGGGAACGACGATTCCGATGATGATGGCGAGAAAGCATCATCCGTGGGGTCGAGGTCAGGCGTCAACAACGCCTCGAATCATCAATTCGGCTGA
- a CDS encoding SDR family NAD(P)-dependent oxidoreductase, with product MPDRNSAVSVSDKNAVVIGGTTGIGRGIAHTFAMDGANVIATSRSPESVQEITNELRGLGAETAEVTCNVRERRSIENLRDVAFDTFDTVDIVVNSAGDTDHASLLEMDDAQWEYGIDVFLSGVFRSCQVFGRAMDQGSIINSALHVYIPLQTLTLQTVNRQFPAIICCSPDSRGTRNQPRSDDSRLTELDTISNRGEKQALHGLCSAF from the coding sequence ATGCCTGATCGCAACTCAGCGGTCTCAGTCTCAGATAAAAATGCTGTAGTCATCGGTGGAACTACCGGAATTGGACGAGGAATAGCTCACACATTTGCAATGGATGGAGCAAACGTAATCGCAACTAGCCGGTCACCAGAATCAGTCCAAGAAATAACTAATGAGCTGCGGGGCCTCGGTGCTGAAACAGCAGAGGTCACATGCAATGTCCGCGAGCGTCGCTCCATAGAAAATCTGCGAGACGTAGCGTTCGATACGTTTGATACAGTCGATATTGTCGTGAACTCTGCTGGTGACACAGACCATGCATCTTTACTTGAAATGGATGACGCTCAATGGGAGTATGGAATTGATGTATTCTTATCAGGTGTGTTCCGCTCCTGTCAGGTATTCGGCAGAGCAATGGATCAAGGCTCGATCATAAACTCGGCTCTGCACGTTTATATACCCCTTCAAACACTGACGTTACAGACCGTGAATCGGCAATTTCCCGCCATCATCTGTTGTTCGCCTGATTCTCGTGGGACTCGAAACCAACCCAGATCAGACGATTCCCGGCTAACTGAGCTGGATACCATCAGTAATCGAGGAGAGAAACAAGCGCTTCATGGCCTCTGTTCCGCGTTCTGA
- a CDS encoding tyrosine-type recombinase/integrase: protein MVRIDAVTEDFLTDKGKGQGGKSGNYRSDASRELDRFVEFLAQHEDAVTTFEDLESGHLREYARHLTRQGWATGTVRTYYAYVSAFCGWAVREGHLAENVAQRRNATEPIPDDGGHKSGDQQAWSADDRQRLTSYVDKQAREAIDNVGEDREAAIKACRDRALVYLLSYSGVRGAEVLRDKSDERRQGLRWEDVHLEDRYVTVFAKKQRLDDRGLPGPVIYPFKAYQRVLDAPSPNWPVFPSFHRPTLSQRITETLTERGYTETEIEETKEDQSLIETCVKADVAPPSITTDAGRHVLKRLCDLAGIELDDDDEYLMPHGARRGAGEVLVRTSGHAAAARALDNSEEVVREHYSHIEAGDLAKQMTDAFEEADQNSDTVQNE from the coding sequence ATGGTTCGTATCGATGCGGTCACTGAGGACTTCCTGACGGACAAAGGGAAGGGGCAGGGTGGGAAGAGCGGGAACTATCGAAGTGACGCTAGTAGAGAGCTCGATCGCTTCGTCGAGTTCCTTGCTCAGCACGAGGATGCCGTGACGACGTTCGAGGACTTAGAGTCGGGCCATCTCCGCGAATATGCACGGCATCTCACCCGGCAGGGCTGGGCGACAGGCACAGTCCGGACCTACTACGCCTATGTTTCGGCGTTCTGTGGCTGGGCGGTTCGTGAAGGGCATCTCGCCGAGAACGTCGCCCAGCGGCGTAATGCCACCGAGCCTATCCCTGATGATGGCGGTCACAAGAGCGGTGACCAGCAGGCTTGGTCTGCCGACGACCGCCAACGGCTCACCTCTTACGTCGACAAGCAGGCACGCGAAGCTATCGACAACGTCGGTGAGGACCGAGAGGCCGCGATCAAGGCCTGTCGCGACCGCGCTCTCGTCTATCTCCTTTCGTACTCCGGAGTTCGGGGAGCCGAGGTTCTCCGTGATAAGAGCGATGAGCGCCGGCAAGGACTCCGTTGGGAGGATGTTCACCTCGAGGACCGCTACGTGACGGTATTCGCGAAAAAGCAGCGTCTCGACGACCGAGGCCTCCCCGGTCCGGTGATCTATCCTTTCAAGGCGTACCAGCGCGTTCTCGACGCTCCCAGTCCGAATTGGCCGGTCTTCCCCTCTTTCCACCGCCCGACGCTCTCCCAACGGATTACCGAGACGCTCACCGAGCGTGGCTACACCGAGACGGAAATCGAGGAGACCAAAGAAGACCAGTCACTCATCGAGACTTGCGTCAAAGCTGACGTCGCGCCACCATCCATCACAACTGACGCAGGACGGCACGTTCTCAAGCGACTCTGTGACCTGGCAGGCATCGAACTCGATGATGACGATGAGTATCTGATGCCACACGGTGCTCGCCGCGGTGCAGGTGAAGTTCTCGTCCGCACTTCAGGGCATGCAGCCGCTGCCCGAGCTCTTGATAACTCCGAAGAAGTAGTCCGCGAGCACTACTCACACATCGAAGCCGGTGATCTCGCAAAACAGATGACCGACGCCTTCGAAGAAGCCGATCAAAATTCGGACACAGTGCAGAACGAGTGA